Proteins from a single region of Nitratidesulfovibrio sp.:
- a CDS encoding S24 family peptidase has protein sequence MDTAKSFEARFQRILQAVGARSESELARILEIHPSSVGTAKKRAKIPTGWIEAISERFGISANWLFFGSGAMHDADRVTVEPARAGTLRAGEPIARVVAKPSEAGDVIECADCELVMVPMVEARLSAGTGSFETGGDIERRYAFRTDFLLRKGAPSSMVLMRVDGDSMDPYVLNGDVVLIDQSQREPRAGKVYAVGVEDVVYLKRVNAVPGKIILSSYNPDYPPIEVDARGDLSNGIRIIGRAVWVGRELN, from the coding sequence GTGGATACTGCGAAATCCTTTGAAGCTCGTTTCCAGCGAATCCTCCAGGCCGTTGGGGCACGCTCCGAATCCGAACTGGCGCGAATACTGGAAATTCATCCGTCCTCAGTAGGCACGGCAAAGAAAAGAGCTAAAATACCGACAGGATGGATAGAGGCGATTTCGGAACGATTCGGCATCAGCGCCAACTGGCTGTTCTTCGGGTCAGGGGCGATGCACGACGCAGACCGCGTTACCGTCGAACCTGCGCGCGCGGGGACGCTGCGAGCAGGCGAGCCTATAGCCAGGGTTGTGGCAAAGCCGTCTGAAGCCGGTGATGTGATTGAATGTGCGGACTGCGAACTGGTCATGGTGCCCATGGTCGAGGCGCGGTTGAGCGCGGGCACGGGTTCCTTCGAGACAGGCGGGGACATTGAACGCCGTTACGCATTCCGCACCGACTTCCTGCTGCGCAAGGGGGCACCGTCCAGCATGGTCCTGATGCGCGTGGATGGCGACAGCATGGACCCGTATGTGCTCAACGGGGACGTGGTCCTGATTGACCAAAGCCAGCGGGAACCAAGGGCAGGTAAGGTCTACGCCGTGGGCGTCGAGGATGTCGTCTACCTCAAGCGCGTGAACGCCGTGCCGGGCAAGATCATCCTGTCGAGCTACAATCCCGACTATCCGCCGATTGAAGTGGACGCGCGCGGCGACTTGTCCAACGGAATCCGCATCATAGGCCGCGCTGTCTGGGTTGGACGCGAGCTAAATTGA